The genome window caccgcataatatgctaaaaagtaccattcaggtacgatatgaagcggagttacaaaccggttcactggtatggagttatctgggtgcgataattcaatcaaaccaaaagccgtttgtaagaaaattaaaccaattagataggatagacatttagcatcggtcattaacatatgaggatagaaggctactttaagtgcggaatcaatacctgcagggttactagaaccatttaaatgtaaatagaagatgtgtaatacaattagaatgcaacctacaaaaggtaatataaagtgcaatacaaagaatcgttttaatgttacatcagatacatagtatccaccgagtaaccaaggtactaaatatggtattggagaaaggagattagtaatgactgtagcaccccagaaactcatctgtccccatggtagtacataaccgaggaaagcagtggctatagtaagtagatataaaactaaaccagacatccaagcagtagttaaataactatagctggagttatacatacctcgagacatgtgtattaagatacacaagaagacgaaagaagcagttgttgcatgcaacatcctaaattcccatcctgctgctacctctctaactagatgttgaacactagcaaatgcacaagatgcttcaga of Besnoitia besnoiti strain Bb-Ger1 chromosome Unknown contig00217, whole genome shotgun sequence contains these proteins:
- a CDS encoding cytochrome b (encoded by transcript BESB_042420) — its product is MSLFRAHLVFYRCALNLNSSYNFGFLVAITFVLQIITGITLAFRYTSEASCAFASVQHLVREVAAGWEFRMLHATTASFVFLCILIHMSRGMYNSSYSYLTTAWMSGLVLYLLTIATAFLGYVLPWGQMSFWGATVITNLLSPIPYLVPWLLGGYYVSDVTLKRFFVLHFILPFVGCILIVLHIFYLHLNGSSNPAGIDSALKVAFYPHMLMTDAKCLSYLIGLIFLQTAFGLIELSHPDNSIPVNRFVTPLHIVPEWYFLAYYAVLKVIPSKTGGLLVFMSSLINLALLSEIRALNTRMLIRQHFMTRNVVSGWVIIWVYSMIFLIIIGSAIPQATYILYGRLATIVYLTTGLVLCLY